In Bradyrhizobium paxllaeri, the genomic stretch GGGTCTCGGCCGGCTGATCTTCCAGTCGATCGCCAATCGCGACCTGATCGTGGTGCGCAACTGCGTGATGCTGCTGGCGGGAGTGGTCGTCATCGTCAACTTCGTGGTCGATGTGCTCTATGCCTTCATCGATCCGCGCATCAAGGTGCACAACCTATGAGTACGCCGATGAGCGCTTCGGTTGAAGTTGGGGCCGCCACCGCGCGGCCGCAAGTCTCGACCGGCTTCTGGCGCCGCGCGCTGCGCCATCGCAGCTTTGTCATCGGCGGCACGCTCAGCCTGATGGTGCTTGGTGCTGCCCTGCTGTCGCTGGTGTGGACGCCGTGGTCGGCCTATGAAATCGACGTGGCCTCCAAGCTGCGCCCACCATCGGCTGCGCACTGGCTCGGCACCGATGTGCTCGGCCGCGATATCGTCTCTTTACTGCTGGTCGGTGCCCGTTCCACCATCATGGTCGGCATCATCGCCGTCGGGATCGGCATCACCTTCGGGGTGACCCTTGGACTGATTGCCGCCGCACGAAAGGGATGGACCGAAGAGCTCATCATGCGCATGAGCGATTTCACCTTCGCATTTCCCGCCGTGCTCTCGGCCATCATACTGGCGGCCGTCGCAGGCCCGGGCATGGTGACCTCGATCACCGCCATCGGCATCTTCCAGATTCCAACGCTGGTGCGGGTGACCCGTGGATCGGCCAATGCGATCTGGGCGCGGGAGTTCGTGCTGGCCGCGCGCGCCTCCGGCAAGGGCGGTTTCCGCATCACCATCGAGCACGTCCTGCCGAACGTTCTGCCGATCCTGATCGTGCAGGCGACGATCCAGTTCGCGCTCGCGATCCTGGCCGAGGCGGCGCTGTCCTATCTCGGGCTCGGCACGCAGCCGCCGCAACCATCCTGGGGACGCATGCTGAACGACGCGCAGACGCTGCTATTCCAGTCGCCGATGCTCGCGGTCTATCCGGGCGCTGCGATCGCGGTTGCCGTGCTCGGCCTCAATCTTCTCGGCGACGGGTTGCGCGATCTGCTCGATCCCCGGCTGGCGCGGGAGCGCTGATCATGAGCGTATCAGCAAATACACCCCTGATCGAGGTTAGGGATCTCGGTGTCGGGCTCAATACCAGCCGTGGGCCTGCGCAGGCTGTTCGCGGCGTCAGTTTCTCGCTGAAACGCGGCGAGACCTTGGGACTCGTCGGCGAGTCCGGATGCGGCAAATCCGTCACCGCGCTTGCGCTGATGGGCCTCTTGCCCGACAGCGCCGTCATCAGCGGCAGCATCCGCCTCGATGGCAGCGAGCTGGTCGGCCTGTCGGATGCGGATTACTGCAAGCTGCGCGGCAATCGGATCAGCATGATCTTCCAGGAGCCGATGACCGCGCTCAATCCGATGCACACGATCGGGCGTCAGGTGGCCGAACCATTGCGGCGCCACACCAATTGCTCGGCGGCAGAGGCGCGCAAGGAGGCTATCGCCTTGCTCGATCGCGTCGGACTTCCCGATGCGGCGAAGCGCGTCGATGCCTATCCGCACCAGTTCTCCGGCGGCCAACGGCAGCGCGTCACCATTGCTATGGCGCTGGCCTGCCAACCGGACGTGCTGATCGCCGATGAGCCGACCACGGCGCTCGACGTCACCATCCAGGGGCAGATCCTCGACCTGATCGCGGACCTCGTTGCCGAGCGCGGCATGTCGATGATCCTGATCTCGCACGATCTCGGTGTGATCGCCGAGAACGTGCAGCGCATGATGGTGATGTATGGCGGCACCGTCGTCGAAAGCGGTGTGACGAATGCCGTATTCACGCGGATGGGGCATCCCTATACGCAGGGTTTGTTCCGCGCGCGTCCGCGCCTTGGCGCGCGCAAGGGCACCCGGCTGAAGACGATCGCCGGCACGGTTCCCGAACTTGCCGATCTGCCCTCGGGGTGCACCTTTGCCGATCGTTGTACCATCGTCGAGGATCGCTGTCGTACGGCGCTGCCGGCCGTGGTTGATGTCAGCGCCGGCCACGGCGTGCGCTGCGTCAGGACGGATGTTTCAATGGCCGAGACGGTCGGAGCGGTGGGTGCATGACCATGCTGGAGCAGACGCCGTCACCCGCCGAACTGCCGCTGCTCGATGTCAAGGATCTGGTGCAGCGCTACACGCTGCCGCGTGAAAGCATGTTCAAGCCGGCCGGGCAGGTGCATGCGCTCAACGGCGTCACCGCGCAGGTGGTGGCCGGCCGGAGTCTCGGCGTGGTCGGCGAATCCGGATCGGGCAAGTCGACCTTTGCGCGGCTGGTGATGGCACTCGAGCAGCCTTCGTCGGGATCGGTGTCGCTGATGGGCCGGGACCTCAACCGGATGCCGGCTGACGAATTGCGCCGCGCCCGCCGCGATTTCCAGATGGTGTTTCAGGATCCCTATGGCTCGCTGGATCCGCGGCAGACCATCGCGCGCATCGTTGCGGAGCCTTTGACCGCGCTCGGACGCATGGACCGCGCCACGCTGCGCGAGCGTGTTGCCGGCGTGCTGCGGCAGGTAGGGCTGCGCGACGCGGACATGGACAAGTTTCCGCATGAATTCTCCGGCGGCCAGCGGCAGCGCATCGCGATTGCGCGTGCGCTGATCACGCAGCCGAAACTGATTGTTGCTGACGAGCCCGTCAGCGCACTCGACGTCTCCGTGCAGGCGCAGGTGCTCAATCTGCTGCAAGACCTGCAGGATCAGTTTGGCCTGAGCTACATCCTGATCAGCCACGATCTGGCGGTAGTCGATTATCTCTGCGATGAGATCGCGGTGATGTATCTCGGCCGGATCGTCGAGCAGGGGAGCCCAGAGGATCTGTTCGCGCATTGCGCGCACCCATATACGCGGGTGTTGCTCGAGGCCGTGCCGCGCGCAAATGCGGGCGGAGTACGTCGCCGTCGCGGCGCGCAATCGATCGCGTCCCAGTCGATCGGCGCGACAGGATGCGCCTATGCGTCGCGCTGTCCGCTCGCCGATCAGCATTGCCGTGACACCGCGCCGGCGCTACGCAGCGTCGGCACGGCGCACCTTGCCGCCTGCCACCACGCCGAGGCCGTGATGACTTTGCCGCCGGCGGCGGGGGGTTAGCCTTTTGAGCGAGACTGCACTAGGTTGTCTGAATAGGTCCGGGGGGAGCAGATATGCTGAAAAAACTGACCATTTTCGCGGTGGCCGCAGCGTTCGCCGCAATGCCGCTGCCGAGTCTGGCGCAAAGCAAGAAGGACAGCGTCGTCATGGCGATGACGCTGGAGCCGCCGGGGCTCGATCCCACCAACGCAGCGGCTGCGGCGATCGCCGAGGTCACGCTCTATAACCTCTATGAGACGCTGACCAAGATCAATGAGGACGGCTCGGTATCGCCGCTGCTCGCCGAGAGCTGGCAGGCATCGGCCGACCTGAAGACCTATACGTTCAAGCTCCGCAAGGGTGTCAAATTCCACAATGGCGAGCCGTTCGATTCCGCGGCGGTGAAGTTCTCCTACGACCGCAACGCGGCGCCGACCTCTACCAACAAGGACAAGAGCCTGTATCAGGCTTTTGAGTCG encodes the following:
- a CDS encoding ABC transporter permease; protein product: MSTPMSASVEVGAATARPQVSTGFWRRALRHRSFVIGGTLSLMVLGAALLSLVWTPWSAYEIDVASKLRPPSAAHWLGTDVLGRDIVSLLLVGARSTIMVGIIAVGIGITFGVTLGLIAAARKGWTEELIMRMSDFTFAFPAVLSAIILAAVAGPGMVTSITAIGIFQIPTLVRVTRGSANAIWAREFVLAARASGKGGFRITIEHVLPNVLPILIVQATIQFALAILAEAALSYLGLGTQPPQPSWGRMLNDAQTLLFQSPMLAVYPGAAIAVAVLGLNLLGDGLRDLLDPRLARER
- a CDS encoding oligopeptide/dipeptide ABC transporter ATP-binding protein is translated as MLEQTPSPAELPLLDVKDLVQRYTLPRESMFKPAGQVHALNGVTAQVVAGRSLGVVGESGSGKSTFARLVMALEQPSSGSVSLMGRDLNRMPADELRRARRDFQMVFQDPYGSLDPRQTIARIVAEPLTALGRMDRATLRERVAGVLRQVGLRDADMDKFPHEFSGGQRQRIAIARALITQPKLIVADEPVSALDVSVQAQVLNLLQDLQDQFGLSYILISHDLAVVDYLCDEIAVMYLGRIVEQGSPEDLFAHCAHPYTRVLLEAVPRANAGGVRRRRGAQSIASQSIGATGCAYASRCPLADQHCRDTAPALRSVGTAHLAACHHAEAVMTLPPAAGG
- a CDS encoding ABC transporter ATP-binding protein, producing MSVSANTPLIEVRDLGVGLNTSRGPAQAVRGVSFSLKRGETLGLVGESGCGKSVTALALMGLLPDSAVISGSIRLDGSELVGLSDADYCKLRGNRISMIFQEPMTALNPMHTIGRQVAEPLRRHTNCSAAEARKEAIALLDRVGLPDAAKRVDAYPHQFSGGQRQRVTIAMALACQPDVLIADEPTTALDVTIQGQILDLIADLVAERGMSMILISHDLGVIAENVQRMMVMYGGTVVESGVTNAVFTRMGHPYTQGLFRARPRLGARKGTRLKTIAGTVPELADLPSGCTFADRCTIVEDRCRTALPAVVDVSAGHGVRCVRTDVSMAETVGAVGA